Below is a genomic region from Eupeodes corollae chromosome 1, idEupCoro1.1, whole genome shotgun sequence.
aagattttgttttgcatcttttttaaaggttttttgatttgttggtctttagaaaacataattttgagtaaaattggtttattaaattgaattaatttaaagtgcacttttttaaaatttatataaagctaTACTTTTAGTTGTCAATCAGGCAGATGCCAATGCCATGCATCATATTGATTGTATTAaccaaattattgtttaaaagaaaatctaacCTAATCTAATTATTTGTTGGCATACAAATCATCTCTCACTCGCCACGCATTCTTTTTGCTTGTCTTAAGGTTAGTTAAAGAAAGTGAAAGTGGCTCACTTTCTTACTGTAGAAAAGAAGTTGACACAACtaatcgttttcaaaaaaaaaaaaataaacgaaacatACATATGAAAACGATAACTAAATTGGTGCCACCCATAAACCATAGCAAAaagtgatagtcaatttgataaTCACCTTACGtggcaaaacatttattttgatgatCAACTATCGCTTTACGCGATCCCATTCCAGGTTGACTCAATGATCCTTGACGATATGACAATATGCGGAAAAAAATCCCAAGAAGTGACATCAAATTTCGAATGGAAACATTGTTTACGAaacgaattttttgaaagaaagaaacatTCAAGTGGAAATCTGTTGTCTTACCGAATGAGAATTGTGAAAATCTGTAGTTTGCTATACATCAAACCGAAATTATTGGACCGAAATGttccttatatttttaaaacttaattgtaGAAATGTACTAGTTACACTATTGGAGTAGTCTAGCGAAGCTAAGTCCTGTATTTCACTttcaatcataaaataaaaaacaaatattgtataAATTCAACGTCTTTCAAGGCTGACCGTAGAATAATGTGGAATTGCTTTAAATAAATCGAAATGTGCATAAATAATTTAGTTATTTCTTAAATTCGTTTTCTAGAACCTTTATAGATGTAAATCTCAACTTGCAGCTTCCACAAATCTTCACCATAAGcacaaaagtttataatttttgtactcAAAATGGTTCATAGCACAAAACTGCACGTCCTTTTAAAATGTTCAGCGCAgcttttgaagaaaattcaGTTTAGCATTTATGTATAAATTGATTCTCATTCATAAAGTGAATTGGAGAGCTAACTctgttttttagtaaattttttctTTACGTACTTAATTAAGgcgatattaagtagactgattcctctatagttggtgcaatttagagggtctccttttttcaggagttttttctttgagtttatatttttcttatgctCAAAATGGTTCCTTAAAGTGGAGCGTTTGGCCCCCCATAGTAAGAAATgattgtatgtatatattgaGACAGAATAAAAGTTAAGTTATAAGGTATTCtacgactttttaaaaataccttcACATAATTCCATTAAGATGCGAGTTAGCATGAGAATGAGTAATTTGACTTTGTTCAAAGATTAGCATTCGAAGCTTGGatgcttcaaaaaaataatcagcTATTTTCGGATACTTAAATAGTATTCAATAgttggacattttttaaaattatttgttgaaaatgaaacataaaatcaaagttactaaattttattataagtttCACCTGAAAAAAATtcagattgaaataaaaaagaaacacaaaagagaatttattaaaaatctatacCTACTCTTAAAATCCTAATAACACAACATCAtaggaaatttttcaaatctatttttggGTATTTCCCATTTGTATGATATTAAGTAACAATCTCGTACAGAACTGCAGTGGACTTTAGAAATTTTGAGACCTATAGATAGGTCTCTTGTATATTGTTTGCAGTCCTAAAACAACTTCACTATATTTTTTAGTGCACAGTTTCGCTGTACCTATTCCTATGTTGCATATTTAAAGTAACATCGAAATTATTCACAGATTTGAAGTCATACCAAAAAATgcacttaaatttcaaaaattattaaactaacatttcaaaaatatgcctattaattttcaagattaaataatcattatattttaaaataaagtgtttaaAACAGTTTCCTTTTGTCAAAACTTTAAACGAGTTTTCTCAAAACGACCTTTTTTAACCGATTCTTATGAAATGTTGTTCACGTCCACTGCATAGTATTAGCTTCTGTTaacattgtaaaaaataaaccctttttaccaaaaaatagtGAACAATGAAACTTTTTGTTCTGAGGTGCGTAAATTTACGATTTTTGTtgactatataaaaaaatgttaatggtTTAACTAGaagataaacataaaaataaataaattagatggcgcaacaatccgttgagaactagggcctagtgacttacgactctcaaccattactgtatgcgagtaatgttgtcaggaatggggAAGATAAACATTTGCTTAAACGGGTTATCaatttttcggtttcaaaagtatagagctggaattcgacatctgtcaaactaagttttcAAATGAAAGTTTAACATGTacaaaaatggatcgcttaactatcgcacaatgcatacaaattgtaaaaaCCTACGTCAAAAATGGTGATCCTGCCACATATCGGGCTTTAAGAGGATATTATGGCTtgcataatcgtccaactattTGAAGAAAATGGATTGGTTGCacatattgtaaggcctgtgcatcatcgtttcgctcctACCAcggaaaatatcgctgctgtaagttaAAGCggtgccgaagacccgaatgtgtcgatttctcgtcgttctcaggagttagggcggatccagacttttaacaTATACATAGATGAGTTCTTACTCActactttttctttaatgttctgttaacatttttctttaatgttctgtaaaggaggctgacaaaattaaaataacatagtgcatcttaaccttacatttacccATTTCatgggctaaagtgacaactttagttaaaatacaattattttagaacactgcgTTGCCTCAAGGTATagcttaactttttaatttggacgactccCTATACGTacgaaagcattccaagattccaacagttttataaatatggcatattcaggagctaaaacacaatagtttagggagttttggtgcatttcacgcagaaatctaagaaattgttttgaaacgtagttttttccaaaaataatacatatatgtatatatacttttcttgttttcatttctaaaaatggGAGGAACTCTATAAAAAGTCTAAAACCCAAAAAATGaaagaggatctgatatgaagaatttACGGGATTTTTAGACGTAattttttcggtttcaaaattCTCTCTATACTCTTTATTGGTATCCATCTGTTTATttgtagattggagctgatgctagaaaatattttgatctcaAAGGAGTCAAcaagacttaaaaattgtaagtgcacaatttctctaaaaattaaataaaaacaagtaccTAAAGTAAACAAAtcagttgggaagaaacttttgtgtggcatacacaaattacacgtttcagatttttttttcactttttttaggGCATTTATAcctattattgaaattcgtgtttgactctcagttctagagcatccaaagcaaattcatatccataagtagatttatttatttttttaagatcttaagaatataaaaaatcaattatgaaaaaaataaaatgcaggaAAAAAAACCTAGaccaacttaaattttttttttgaaaaatcaatagaggtttttttttttaaatttacttgtatatattaaactttaaattatgtctgCAGTTGTTAAGTGCttacaaatatacattttacatggTGTCCCCTTTCTgggatatcgagttttgtaaacaaatatcaatatatttttaaaaaatcaaataaaaatataatgacattcttgagaaaacttaaaggATACTCTCCTCGattaataagaaacaaatttataaagttaaaataaaaaatatcggttaatatttgaaaaaaaaaaaaaaatcggctCAAAACCATAGTGTGtcagtttgaactcaatcgaaaCAAGGCTTTGAGATGTAGGGGCCAGGATAGACAgccagacagacggacggaatggTAGGATCGACTTTTGTACcattgtaatgtcatgtttgtaTAAAAGCTCTATAGTTAGCTTCCCAtaataagttattgtaatgggtccgatctgttgaattgaaaattttgacattttccgacgtttcaaggtccctagaggcgaaataaaagatttttagaaagatgtctgtgcgtgcgtgtgtacgtacgttcaagacgtttttttcgtcctccatagctcaagaaccagaatagatatcgacttcaaataaattttgttatacagataaaaaggcaaaaaagatgcagaaagggctcttaagaaaattgcgttagacttttttttcccttggcagtttaaaaaaaaggtgaacatgaTGCTAGACacttgaattgaaattaatgaaaaaaaaaacattactcaaagttggtaaaaatttaatttcgactcaaatatcttttcaaaaacttgagatggcttcaaacttattttttcttataagaaatattgttgtcaatattgagtaaaattttgagaaaaatcaaattgacagttttcttacaacgaaaaaaaaaattatcaaagttgatagaaattgatttttgactcaaatatcttttcaaaaattcgtgattatggcttccaactaattagGAAAAAaggttgagaaaaatcgaattgacagtttttttaaaaacaataaaaacctaaaatagcCAATACTaacacttggtaaaaatttactttcgcctcaaattaaaaaaaaataaattgggtggcgcaacagtccgttgtgaaccagggtctagtgacttacaactctcaaccattcctgtgtgcaagtactgttgtcaggaatggaagggacctacaatttaatgccgaatccgaacggctaatttaaaaaagcacttattcatgacaagaattactcttgaaagatttgtcaattcctcgcaagaggcagtacctgcgaaaattaattttttttgttttaaattaaggagacacaggcagggattgaacccaagaccccttgcatgacagtccaacgcactaaccatcgccTCAAAtaacctttcaaaaattaaaaatattgtcttcaaactcttttcatttcacagaaaatattgttttcgatattcagtagttttttttcataaaaatccaacagtcctttttttcataagaaattaaatctacaaaatatagtaCGCAAATTAAGTAAACAttcatgttcggttcttgatatctcttaaattaattttattcttccaatttgtaaaaatttaagaaatgctacttaaattggtaaaaattttgtttttgactaaaaatctatttaacaaaatcaatACTAGATTTtcgaactaaactatttccttatatgcaaaatattgttcgtactttttaaatttgtaagaataattcaaatgacaacttttttaacccaacacgaaaacccttccaaattttcaacaacacAAATCGACAagcggaatgggaagttattagtgtgggttgcatcccagactctttttcgatttttttttttttacgaattacGAATTTCTTAGACGTAATTGAAGCGGGGGTTCAGGAATTTGAAGGgaacttaaaatcaatttgacgaTCACTTATTCAAGGTTTTGCTTAGGAACCTAAATAAttgcttagaaacaaattttataaaaataatttatagcattactaaagtttttccaaattctaaattgagtgaaacaataattttagatgtttttgaccGCAAAcaactttttggaaaatgtcgttaaattaccaacaaatgtttaaatgaaatctttagtTACACATACAACTTAAGTGCTTAAGCTTTTTGGCTAATATGATCTCCCCtagatcgtccattggtcaaaagtttaTGAATTTGTTCTGCGtttattcatattatgttcttggtccaatctcagttaaaaaaaaatttaaggaaataaaatataaattttattttcatgtacatataaaaaaatgaattaataaaaatactattGGAGTCATATTCATTATCACAATACGATAGTTTTTAATTCATGCAAGTTcctacgaaataataataataatatcatagGGGGTTAAGACCTTTACGACCGCCCCCGAATCCGCCTTTGGTTAGGACTGTCTTGGAGCACataatggcgtattttgcatttagatctacacctacatccatataaagtccagctcacacaacaactgaatccagctgaccattcacaacttCGCACATACGTCGAATCAGTGCTTGAGCAACAGGCGATGGActccgatttttcgaacaagaTTTACTTCAGCGACCCACTCGGtgggtaaaaataaaattgtcgtatttggggttcttaGAATCCTCAAGTAGTACATTCACAAAAAGTCATTGTTTGGTGCGCCCTTTGGACTGGAGATGTATTTGGGCCTTACTTCTTAGAAAACAACGATAGAACGACTGTCTTtttcaattcggagcgttatgatcatatgataaccgacttttttgccTGCTTTTGAGAAGGCATTGTCATTTTTACAGCAGCCATCTGggcaatattataaataatactacaaaaaatacaaaatcggTCAAAATTCAAGCGGTTACATGTATCGCTCctcttaaacaaacaaaactattgctTAGATTTTCTAGAATTGTTCCTATTATACTAGACCAGCTAAATTGTCAATCTCTGCAAACTAAGTGAACTTTTTGGGGCAAAAtcctttattaacttttttattattatcatagTCAAAATCTTGGTTGTGGAGACGCTGACTAATGAAATAGTATAGAATTATTCAATTCCCTGTttcaattcttttgaaaaacatacatattcaaaaatttggtttattgAATTTGACAactgattttataaaaatgttatcagaAAATTCCggtattaaagttttgaatttaaaaatgatttctttcgCAAACAAATGAGGAAAACAACTTTATTCATGAGTGAGAAACTTTTATCATCCTTGCCGGTGCAAATCCGAATGCATTTTAACATCCAACGAAGTATAGGTACGTTCCCGATAACTTTCCGCTTCGAACGGGTATCTCTCTGGGGTCAATTAATACGTCCGACATAATAAACTACTTACTACCACACTTACCAGATTTAACCCATGGTGGAtataataaacttaaactttttttaataaaattttatactttattgttttttgtttatgtacatttttaacttatttactAGATTTTCTCTTACTGCTTCCGCCACTGCCACTGCTGCTCTCGTGATGCTTCGACTTCGATTTACTGCTACTGCTTCCACTAGAATGCGACGACTTCTTGCTCGAATAACCAGTCTTATCGGCGGCGCTTATCACATTTATCGATGGAGTGACGACAGATGAGGAGGTGCTAGACTTCGATGACGACACCCCTGAATTGGTTGGGTCCCTGGATGAACTAGATTTCTTAGATGAAATTCCCTTGTTGTGTCTACTCGACGACGATGAAGAATGCTCCTGTCGGTAGTACGGTGATGAAGAAGTCGACGAGGATGACGACCTTGAGGAAGACGCTGAAGAGGATTTTGGTTTGAGCAGGGGAATGGGATCATCGAGGACTATTTTCGCAACAACCGGTGTTTTATTTTGGCAATTGCTGCAAGTCCAAGACAATTCCTGCTCGTCCGCTTCCTCGTCGGTGATATTTGGCTTGTGACAATTTTGATGATACAACGATACACATTTTGAGCATTCTATGAGTCGATTTGTCGCCGTGACTATCATCTCCCCGCAGACGACACACTTAAGGTCACCGAATTCCTTCAGATTTTCCACTTCCTCGGATATGGTGAGAGCACCGCCCATATCATCGGATTCAGCTATTGTATTGGGTGAATCTGTGATTGTTTTAGGCGATTGGGTAAGAGTTAGGTCTTCGACCTCAATGGGAAGGGCTATGGTCCCGGGTGCCTGGGGTTCTTCGTCAAGATGCTTCTGACTTATTGTGTTGGCGAGCATTTTTGAGCTGCCATAGCGTTGTTTGATAATATCATCGAGGCAATTGCGAATTTCCTCTGCTGATTGAGGATTTGTGGAATGGAGGAAATTTAGGGCTTGTTTTAGAGAAGAATCTAGTTCGGTTGCGGCAGCCATTTggtttttaacaaaagtatGTAACAGGTCTGTCCGTCGTCTGCTCTGTTGTCCTCCTTCAATCGTTGTCTAAAAAGTTTTGATCAAATACTCCCACAAAACCCAAAGCGATGCCCTTTtccgaattgaacatttttgacagattgagtattttttttttaagtgacaaTTGATGTGGGATGTATTCAGGTCcatttgaaatgaaactatTCAGTGCGAGGAAATCAATCGATTTGTTTAGTAGGTATTTTTGTGTCGGCAAGTTGCATGCAATAATGGGTTAATACTGGGTTTTGCCATTAACAAGATTAATTTTAGTAACAAAATTCGAATATTGTcatataaaaaccaaaagatGCCTATTTCGTTGCAAAGTGGATGCAAACAAACATGGAAAACGATATTTTCTAAAGGTACGACACGCTACAGGGTGCTGCAGCATCTccttttaatgatattttatatAGCAAATTCACTAATTTGCGGCTGTATATCCTCGATAAGTTCTCGAATACCATCGTAAGTTTCTTGAATCGATTGTGTAGAGTTGGCAAACATTTACTTTCCACATGaccccaaagaaaaaagtccAAAGGTGTTGAATGTCATGATATCGTTGTCCAATTTGAAGCACCTCACTGAAATAAAAAGCGGTAGGTATACATTTAGTCCAAagttgtgaatattttattgtttgtgtgTAATGATACGTTTTTTGTTTATGTGATACGTTGAGGATGAAGAGTCTTTTTGAACATCAAATGTcattattcttttgaaaataggGTTCCACCACTGAAGATTGTTTTTGGATAAAAACACGACAGTATGAAAACATTTCAAGAAGATAATTAGTAAAGATATGACGTTGACGTTACTGAACTTTAAAAGCCGATGGAACTACAACTTTATCCAAAATATGTTGTTATCTCAATTGTGGAACACATAATTCCAAAAATGGAGGTAGAATCGAATAACCTAAGATTTTTAACACTTCAGGCATCATCAGAGATTATTTTCGTTGTTCTTGAGCGTTGTGAACTGTTTGGATTCTTTCAAATACTAAGATCCATCACTGTGAGTTAAAAGTGCCTTAGTTTTACGAACTGTGACTGCAATATTTTCATCATGTTGTCAATTTTGACAATCTCAATGCGTTATTGAAGCTTGCAACGtcccatttttaataacatcgTAAGTtctacttgtcaaatgtcaatagATGACAACATCCAAAGTACTTCAACCcaagttcaaaatattatcaTCATGAGCTTCAACAATACAAAACCTTTTAAAAcagtatatacatataaaatatatacatataaaacgaAACTgacaaaaagttacaaaaaacgTAAAGATTGTAAAAAGGTTTCATCAAGTTATTGAccaaaaaaaaccataaatagTCTTAAATTTTTGGATAATGCACGAAAGCTCGTACAATTATGATGATTAAAAAGTGAAATGAGAGTGCAACAGGGATCTAAAATAATAAGATTTCGAAACAAGTTGCCAAAAAGAGTCAAACATAACTCACTTATTTTCAATGGTCATCCATTTTTATTCTGTGTTAGACGATCTGGGTAGTATGTACTAGTCCTAAGAACCGAACACTAGCTCTGACATTTGCAAAcgcaaattaacaaaacaaacacaccTTACTCTTGACTGTTTGGTAGAAGGATTTTAGAATAATCGTTGTTGATTGCTGTTGtgcgttttttcttttaactttattgcgataaataaaaacattttggcTGATAATAAATCGTGGCTAATATCATTATCATATTCtccaattaaatttcaaaattccaatTGTTAATTTCCATTAAACTCTTGtgacaaagcaaaacaaaaaagaaccacACACAAAATTGCAGCAGCAATGTTCTGCAAAGTGtatttttctgtaatttttgcatttagttttgttgtttgCGGTAAATGTCTTGGATCCGCGGATAAAGGGGTaaattgtttattgttgttttaataacttcctgagaataaaatattgtatttttgttttgttatatatGCGCTGcttgttggaaaaaaatgtttgtttttctttttcgacgATTTTGTTCGGTACCTTCTGGTTCTGTTTTTGTTGTCATGTATAAATGACACTTGTACATTGTAATACAGTAgggttattttgtgtttttcttggaaaaatgaAAGCCTTGGTACGATTGTTTTTACTCCATGTGACTCAATTATGAATTTCATAGAAAAtcgaaataatattaatatttgccAGTCTACATTTCTtagatttctgagaattttctcagacGGATTGACAAAGCAAAAGAAGGAAATACTAACACAATTCCCTGTTCATTCTTAACTAACAGTCAAATTAGCTTAGTAccctttttattcttttggaatttttatGATAGAGAATCCTTCAAAATTCTCAGAATTCTGGTA
It encodes:
- the LOC129939001 gene encoding integrator complex subunit 12 encodes the protein MAAATELDSSLKQALNFLHSTNPQSAEEIRNCLDDIIKQRYGSSKMLANTISQKHLDEEPQAPGTIALPIEVEDLTLTQSPKTITDSPNTIAESDDMGGALTISEEVENLKEFGDLKCVVCGEMIVTATNRLIECSKCVSLYHQNCHKPNITDEEADEQELSWTCSNCQNKTPVVAKIVLDDPIPLLKPKSSSASSSRSSSSSTSSSPYYRQEHSSSSSSRHNKGISSKKSSSSRDPTNSGVSSSKSSTSSSVVTPSINVISAADKTGYSSKKSSHSSGSSSSKSKSKHHESSSGSGGSSKRKSSK